A genomic segment from Pectinophora gossypiella chromosome 27, ilPecGoss1.1, whole genome shotgun sequence encodes:
- the LOC126378905 gene encoding synaptic vesicular amine transporter isoform X1 gives MGAASDGWRARIAACRESRKLVLIIVAIALLLDNMLLTTVVPIIPEFLYDIRHPDAPLSMSLDEPITTPAPAQPYCPCMNLTQTSEENHTHYNATAEKEERHKELIHETVAVGVMFASKAIVQLLANPFVGPLTHKIGYSVPMFTGFVLMFLSTLIFAFGRSYSVLFIARALQGVGSSCSSVSGMGMLAERYPDDKERGNAMGIALGGLALGVLIGPPFGGLMYEFVGKTAPFLMLSALALGDGLLQLMILQPGVVRQESEPPSLKDLVTDPYIIVAAGAITFANVGIAMLEPSLPIWMADTMEARRWQQGVAFLPASICYLIGTNLFGPLGHKMGRWLAACSGLVIIGICLILIPMARKLEHLIIPNAGLGFAIGMVDSSMMPELGFLVDIRHAAVYGSVYAIGDTAFCLGYAVGPAFSGALVNSIGFEWMLVIIAVLNFAYAPFLLLLRSPPARDEKQSLIISDKSSVRYVSYQNEEEE, from the exons TTCCCATAATCCCGGAGTTCCTGTACGACATCCGTCACCCGGACGCGCCACTGTCCATGTCTTTAGACGAGCCCATCACTAcaccggcgccggcgcagccCTACTGCCCCTGCATGAACCTCACACAGACATCAGAAGAGAATCATACGCATT ACAACGCGACAGCTGAGAAGGAAGAACGTCACAAGGAGCTGATCCACGAGACGGTGGCTGTGGGAGTCATGTTTGCCAGCAAGGCCATCGTGCAGCTGCTCGCGAACCCCTTCGTGGGACCGCTGACGCATAA aaTCGGCTACAGCGTTCCGATGTTCACCGGATTTGTGTTGATGTTCCTCTCGACCCTGA TCTTCGCATTCGGCCGATCGTACAGCGTATTGTTCATTGCGCGTGCGCTGCAGGGAGTGGGGTCGTCGTGCTCCTCCGTCTCCGGGATGGGCATGCTGGCTGAACGGTACCCTGATGAcaag GAACGCGGCAACGCTATGGGCATAGCTCTGGGAGGTCTGGCTCTGGGAGTGCTCATCGGTCCTCCCTTCGGAGGGCTCATGTACGAGTTCGTGGGAAAGACAGCACCGTTCCTCATGCTGTCGGCTTTGGCTTTGGGAGATGGAT TGCTGCAGCTGATGATTCTTCAACCAGGAGTAGTCCGCCAGGAAAGTGAACCACCCTCACTGAAGGACCTGGTCACCGACCCCTACATCATCGTCGCCGCTG GAGCCATAACATTCGCGAACGTGGGCATAGCGATGCTGGAGCCGAGCCTGCCGATTTGGATGGCCGACACCATGGAGGCACGCCGTTGGCAGCAAGGAGTCGCCTTCCTGCCTGCCAGCATCTGTTACCTCATTG GCACGAACCTGTTTGGCCCGCTGGGACACAAGATGGGGCGTTGGCTTGCTGCCTGCTCCGGTCTCGTCATCATAGGCATCTGCCTCATCCTG ATCCCAATGGCGCGCAAACTCGAGCATCTAATCATCCCCAACGCTGGTTTGGGCTTCGCGATTGGCATGGTGGACTCGTCCATGATGCCTGAGCTTGGCTTCCTGGTGGACATCCGCCACGCCGCGGTCTATGGCTCCGTCTACGCTATTGGGGACACCGCCTTCTGTCTTGGCTATGCTGTTG GTCCCGCTTTCTCCGGCGCCCTGGTGAACAGCATCGGCTTCGAGTGGATGCTTGTCATTATCGCCGTCCTCAACTTTGCGTATGCCCCTTTCCTTCTACTGCTGCGATCGCCACCAGCTAGGGATGAGAAGCAG AGTCTAATAATAAGTGACAAGTCATCCGTGCGTTACGTAAGCTACCAGAACGAAGAGGAGGAATAA
- the LOC126378905 gene encoding synaptic vesicular amine transporter isoform X2, with protein sequence MGAYWNGCLMETPFPIIPEFLYDIRHPDAPLSMSLDEPITTPAPAQPYCPCMNLTQTSEENHTHYNATAEKEERHKELIHETVAVGVMFASKAIVQLLANPFVGPLTHKIGYSVPMFTGFVLMFLSTLIFAFGRSYSVLFIARALQGVGSSCSSVSGMGMLAERYPDDKERGNAMGIALGGLALGVLIGPPFGGLMYEFVGKTAPFLMLSALALGDGLLQLMILQPGVVRQESEPPSLKDLVTDPYIIVAAGAITFANVGIAMLEPSLPIWMADTMEARRWQQGVAFLPASICYLIGTNLFGPLGHKMGRWLAACSGLVIIGICLILIPMARKLEHLIIPNAGLGFAIGMVDSSMMPELGFLVDIRHAAVYGSVYAIGDTAFCLGYAVGPAFSGALVNSIGFEWMLVIIAVLNFAYAPFLLLLRSPPARDEKQSLIISDKSSVRYVSYQNEEEE encoded by the exons ATGGGGGCGTATTGGAATGGGTGCCTAATGGAAACACCCT TTCCCATAATCCCGGAGTTCCTGTACGACATCCGTCACCCGGACGCGCCACTGTCCATGTCTTTAGACGAGCCCATCACTAcaccggcgccggcgcagccCTACTGCCCCTGCATGAACCTCACACAGACATCAGAAGAGAATCATACGCATT ACAACGCGACAGCTGAGAAGGAAGAACGTCACAAGGAGCTGATCCACGAGACGGTGGCTGTGGGAGTCATGTTTGCCAGCAAGGCCATCGTGCAGCTGCTCGCGAACCCCTTCGTGGGACCGCTGACGCATAA aaTCGGCTACAGCGTTCCGATGTTCACCGGATTTGTGTTGATGTTCCTCTCGACCCTGA TCTTCGCATTCGGCCGATCGTACAGCGTATTGTTCATTGCGCGTGCGCTGCAGGGAGTGGGGTCGTCGTGCTCCTCCGTCTCCGGGATGGGCATGCTGGCTGAACGGTACCCTGATGAcaag GAACGCGGCAACGCTATGGGCATAGCTCTGGGAGGTCTGGCTCTGGGAGTGCTCATCGGTCCTCCCTTCGGAGGGCTCATGTACGAGTTCGTGGGAAAGACAGCACCGTTCCTCATGCTGTCGGCTTTGGCTTTGGGAGATGGAT TGCTGCAGCTGATGATTCTTCAACCAGGAGTAGTCCGCCAGGAAAGTGAACCACCCTCACTGAAGGACCTGGTCACCGACCCCTACATCATCGTCGCCGCTG GAGCCATAACATTCGCGAACGTGGGCATAGCGATGCTGGAGCCGAGCCTGCCGATTTGGATGGCCGACACCATGGAGGCACGCCGTTGGCAGCAAGGAGTCGCCTTCCTGCCTGCCAGCATCTGTTACCTCATTG GCACGAACCTGTTTGGCCCGCTGGGACACAAGATGGGGCGTTGGCTTGCTGCCTGCTCCGGTCTCGTCATCATAGGCATCTGCCTCATCCTG ATCCCAATGGCGCGCAAACTCGAGCATCTAATCATCCCCAACGCTGGTTTGGGCTTCGCGATTGGCATGGTGGACTCGTCCATGATGCCTGAGCTTGGCTTCCTGGTGGACATCCGCCACGCCGCGGTCTATGGCTCCGTCTACGCTATTGGGGACACCGCCTTCTGTCTTGGCTATGCTGTTG GTCCCGCTTTCTCCGGCGCCCTGGTGAACAGCATCGGCTTCGAGTGGATGCTTGTCATTATCGCCGTCCTCAACTTTGCGTATGCCCCTTTCCTTCTACTGCTGCGATCGCCACCAGCTAGGGATGAGAAGCAG AGTCTAATAATAAGTGACAAGTCATCCGTGCGTTACGTAAGCTACCAGAACGAAGAGGAGGAATAA